From a single Daphnia pulex isolate KAP4 chromosome 2, ASM2113471v1 genomic region:
- the LOC124203770 gene encoding exonuclease 1-like isoform X1 → MGISGLLPFLKKSSVNCHVRQFRGKTVAIDGYCWLHKGAFSCADKLVKGEKTDAYVTYCMKFINMLLSHDIKPILVFDGQPLPSKLGTELKRRENRERNKIQAREYLRLGNNSKARECFQKCVDVTSTMALELIKVCRARNIDCIVAPYEADAQLAFLAIQGIAHLIITEDSDLLAFGCPRILFKMDQAGTGVLIEKDKLFLSLGGQAEFFNDEKFRRMCILSGCDYLPSLKGIGLARAFKFFSGSTDSDLNSLLCKVPACLNMPTLEITLEYRENFVKAEQTFLYQLIYEPRQRKLLPLTTYPPNLDPESLPFAGRYMTDDVAFQLAIGNLDAETLERLDNYDLDMVVSKRNQCLLTKHPSIWSKNFVAQQYSSSSSEVVSAKPSMTFVCKQTTAKIEFSIPKAAEQVEGISDNELASQYTKKESPSSPILTRKRKRTNENISPSQSQARRSIESSLRTEASVNNESEKCNGLASLLDPFAEPIMTKTVSENVTPLRKSNPFVKLKTSSKDVKTSPQTSPISSTFKTLQTFSQLRKFDPNGQEIVTSAYFHAENVTSTEKPKSNILSCGNHVMPINVSEISSQSPKPYAGKKDTCSPSMNSSINTEESVTITKKIPLSGFRVSGLSRQKNKDPSKTIVTNGMRQLDLRSMFAPKP, encoded by the exons ATGGGAATATCCGggcttttaccttttttgaaaaaatcatctGTAAATTGCCATGTCCGCCAATTCAGAGGCAAAACTGTGGCAATTGATGGTTATTGTTGGCTACATAAAGGAGCTTTTTCATGTGCCGACAAATTagtgaaaggagaaaaaacggaTGC GTATGTCACTTACTGTatgaaatttataaatatgcTTTTGTCACATGACATCAAACCAATCTTAGTTTTTGATGGACAACCATTGCCTTCAAAATTGGGAACAGAATTAAAACGAAGAGA AAAtcgtgaaagaaacaaaattcaagcCAGAGAATATCTTCGCCTAGGAAACAATTCAAAGGCCAGagaatgttttcaaaaatgtgttgacGTGACATCTACAATGGCTTTGGAATTAATTAAAGTTTGCAGAGCAAGAAATATTGATTGTATTGTTGCTCCATATGAAGCAGATGCTCAGTTGGCATTTTTAGCAATTCAAG GTATAGCCCATTTGATTATCACTGAAGATTCAGACTTGCTAGCATTTGGTTGTCCTCGAATATTGTTCAAAATGGACCAAGCTGGAACTGGTGTACTCATCGAAAAAGATAAACTCTTTCTGTCTCTTGGAGGACAGGCTGAGTTCTTCAATGATGAAAA atTCAGAAGGATGTGCATTCTATCTGGATGTGATTATTTACCTTCGTTAAAAGGTATCGGATTGGCGAGAGCGTTCAAATTCTTCAGTGGGAGTACAGACAGCGATTTAAATTCA CTCCTTTGCAAAGTCCCTGCCTGCTTGAATATGCCTACTCTCGAAATCACTTTGGAATACCGAGAAAATTTCGTCAAGGCTGAACAGACATTTCTATATCAACTAATATATGAACCGAGGCAACGGAAGCTACTTCCTCTCACTACTTATCCACCAAATTTAGACCCTGAGAGTTTACCGTTTGCTGGACGCTACATGACAGATGACGTCGCTTTCCAACTAGCAATAG gTAATCTGGATGCCGAAACTCTAGAAAGACTTGACAACTATGATCTGGACATGGTAGTCTCAAAACGAAATCAATGCTTACTCACGAAACACCCTAGCATCTGGTCTAAGAATTTCGTTGCCCAGCAGTATAGTTCATCTTCATCTGAGGTTGTAAGTGCAAAACCCTCCATGACATTTGTGTGCAAGCAAACTACTGCCAAAATAGAATTTAGTATACCAAAAGCAGCCGAACAAGTCGAAGGTATAAGCGACAACGAGCTGGCAAGCCAATATACCAAGAAGGAATCGCCGTCCTCACCTATTTTAACTCGTAAACGTAAACGAACcaatgaaaacatttctcCGTCTCAAAGTCAAGCCAGACGTTCGATCGAATCATCTCTTCGAACAGAAGCATCCGTGAAtaatgaaagtgaaaaatgcAATGGTCTTGCATCATTATTGGATCCCTTTGCAGAACCTATTATGACGAAAACGGTTTCCGAGAATGTGACACCTTTGAGGAAAAGCAACCCATTCGTCAAGTTAAAAACTTCGTCAAAAGATGTCAAAACTTCACCACAAACTTCTCCAATTTCTTCCACGTTCAAGACACTCCAAACTTTCAGTCAATTGAGGAAGTTTGATCCCAATGGCCAGGAGATAGTTACAAGTGCCTATTTCCATGCAGAGAACGTCACATCTactgaaaaaccaaaaagtaaTATTCTTAGTTGTGGCAACCACGTGATGCCAATAAATGTAAGCGAAATCTCTTCCCAGTCGCCGAAACCTTATGCGGGAAAGAAAGACACATGTTCACCCTCTAtg AATTCATCAATCAATACCGAGGAATCTGTCACTATCACCAAGAAGATCCCACTCAGTGGGTTTCGAGTTTCCGGGCTTAGTcgacagaaaaataaggaCCCTTCAAAAACAATTGTAACAAATGGAATGAGGCAACTTGATTTGCGGAGTATGTTTGCTCCGAAACCGTGA
- the LOC124203770 gene encoding exonuclease 1-like isoform X2, with translation MALELIKVCRARNIDCIVAPYEADAQLAFLAIQGIAHLIITEDSDLLAFGCPRILFKMDQAGTGVLIEKDKLFLSLGGQAEFFNDEKFRRMCILSGCDYLPSLKGIGLARAFKFFSGSTDSDLNSLLCKVPACLNMPTLEITLEYRENFVKAEQTFLYQLIYEPRQRKLLPLTTYPPNLDPESLPFAGRYMTDDVAFQLAIGNLDAETLERLDNYDLDMVVSKRNQCLLTKHPSIWSKNFVAQQYSSSSSEVVSAKPSMTFVCKQTTAKIEFSIPKAAEQVEGISDNELASQYTKKESPSSPILTRKRKRTNENISPSQSQARRSIESSLRTEASVNNESEKCNGLASLLDPFAEPIMTKTVSENVTPLRKSNPFVKLKTSSKDVKTSPQTSPISSTFKTLQTFSQLRKFDPNGQEIVTSAYFHAENVTSTEKPKSNILSCGNHVMPINVSEISSQSPKPYAGKKDTCSPSMNSSINTEESVTITKKIPLSGFRVSGLSRQKNKDPSKTIVTNGMRQLDLRSMFAPKP, from the exons ATGGCTTTGGAATTAATTAAAGTTTGCAGAGCAAGAAATATTGATTGTATTGTTGCTCCATATGAAGCAGATGCTCAGTTGGCATTTTTAGCAATTCAAG GTATAGCCCATTTGATTATCACTGAAGATTCAGACTTGCTAGCATTTGGTTGTCCTCGAATATTGTTCAAAATGGACCAAGCTGGAACTGGTGTACTCATCGAAAAAGATAAACTCTTTCTGTCTCTTGGAGGACAGGCTGAGTTCTTCAATGATGAAAA atTCAGAAGGATGTGCATTCTATCTGGATGTGATTATTTACCTTCGTTAAAAGGTATCGGATTGGCGAGAGCGTTCAAATTCTTCAGTGGGAGTACAGACAGCGATTTAAATTCA CTCCTTTGCAAAGTCCCTGCCTGCTTGAATATGCCTACTCTCGAAATCACTTTGGAATACCGAGAAAATTTCGTCAAGGCTGAACAGACATTTCTATATCAACTAATATATGAACCGAGGCAACGGAAGCTACTTCCTCTCACTACTTATCCACCAAATTTAGACCCTGAGAGTTTACCGTTTGCTGGACGCTACATGACAGATGACGTCGCTTTCCAACTAGCAATAG gTAATCTGGATGCCGAAACTCTAGAAAGACTTGACAACTATGATCTGGACATGGTAGTCTCAAAACGAAATCAATGCTTACTCACGAAACACCCTAGCATCTGGTCTAAGAATTTCGTTGCCCAGCAGTATAGTTCATCTTCATCTGAGGTTGTAAGTGCAAAACCCTCCATGACATTTGTGTGCAAGCAAACTACTGCCAAAATAGAATTTAGTATACCAAAAGCAGCCGAACAAGTCGAAGGTATAAGCGACAACGAGCTGGCAAGCCAATATACCAAGAAGGAATCGCCGTCCTCACCTATTTTAACTCGTAAACGTAAACGAACcaatgaaaacatttctcCGTCTCAAAGTCAAGCCAGACGTTCGATCGAATCATCTCTTCGAACAGAAGCATCCGTGAAtaatgaaagtgaaaaatgcAATGGTCTTGCATCATTATTGGATCCCTTTGCAGAACCTATTATGACGAAAACGGTTTCCGAGAATGTGACACCTTTGAGGAAAAGCAACCCATTCGTCAAGTTAAAAACTTCGTCAAAAGATGTCAAAACTTCACCACAAACTTCTCCAATTTCTTCCACGTTCAAGACACTCCAAACTTTCAGTCAATTGAGGAAGTTTGATCCCAATGGCCAGGAGATAGTTACAAGTGCCTATTTCCATGCAGAGAACGTCACATCTactgaaaaaccaaaaagtaaTATTCTTAGTTGTGGCAACCACGTGATGCCAATAAATGTAAGCGAAATCTCTTCCCAGTCGCCGAAACCTTATGCGGGAAAGAAAGACACATGTTCACCCTCTAtg AATTCATCAATCAATACCGAGGAATCTGTCACTATCACCAAGAAGATCCCACTCAGTGGGTTTCGAGTTTCCGGGCTTAGTcgacagaaaaataaggaCCCTTCAAAAACAATTGTAACAAATGGAATGAGGCAACTTGATTTGCGGAGTATGTTTGCTCCGAAACCGTGA